In Falco naumanni isolate bFalNau1 chromosome 5, bFalNau1.pat, whole genome shotgun sequence, the following are encoded in one genomic region:
- the SEPTIN3 gene encoding neuronal-specific septin-3 isoform X1: protein MFKGPVESKNEAAMSELVAEPRQKPVVPMKPMGINANLLGYIGIDTIIEQMRKKTMKTGFDFNIMVVGQSGLGKSTLVNTLFKSQVSRKSSGWNREEKIPKTVEIKAIGHVIEEGGVKMKLTVIDTPGFGDQINNENCWEPIEKYINEQYEKFLKEEVNIARKKRIPDTRVHCCLYFISPTGHSLRPLDLEFMKHLSKVVNIIPVIAKADTMTLEEKTEFKQRVRKELEVNGIEFYPQKEFDEDLEDKTENDKIRQESMPFAVVGSDKEYQVNGKRVLGRKTPWGIIEVENLTHCEFALLRDFVIRTHLQDLKEVTHNIHYETYRAKRLNDNGGLPPMTVETEENHESNL from the exons GGCCAGTGGAAAGCAAGAACGAAGCAGCCATGTCTGAGCTGGTCGCAGAGCCACGACAAAAACCAGTTGTACCAATGAAACCCATGGGCATTAATGCCAACTTGCTGGGCTACATCGGTATTGACACCATCATTGAGCAGATGCGCAAGAAAACCATGAAGACAGGTTTCGACTTCAACATCATGGTTGTAG GTCAGAGCGGATTGGGAAAGTCGACACTGGTGAACACCCTCTTCAAATCCCAGGTGAGCCGCAAATCTTCAGGCTGGAACCGGGAGGAGAAGATCCCCAAGACGGTGGAGATCAAAGCCATTGGGCATG TCATCGAAGAAGGTGGTGTCAAAATGAAGCTGACAGTGATTGACACACCAGGATTCGGGGATCAGATCAACAATGAGAACTG CTGGGAGCCTATTGAAAAATACATCAACGAGCAATATgaaaaatttttgaaagaggAGGTGAATATTGCAAGGAAGAAACGAATTCCAGACACGCGAGTGCACTGCTGCCTCTATTTCATCTCCCCCACAGGCCACTC CCTGCGGCCTTTGGACCTGGAGTTCATGAAACATCTCAGCAAGGTAGTGAACATCATCCCAGTTATTGCCAAGGCTGACACCATGACCTTGGAGGAGAAGACCGAATTCAAACAAAGA GTGCGCAAAGAGCTAGAAGTAAATGGGATCGAGTTTTACCCTCAGAAAGAATTTGATGAGGACTTGGAGGATAAAACAGAGAATGACAAAATCAGG CAGGAAAGCATGCCCTTCGCAGTAGTGGGCAGCGACAAGGAGTACCAAGTGAATGGCAAAAGAGTCCTGGGCAGGAAAACACCTTGGGGAATCATTGAAG tggaaaaCCTCACTCACTGTGAATTTGCCCTACTTCGAGATTTTGTCATCAG GACCCACCTTCAGGACCTAAAAGAAGTGACCCACAACATCCACTATGAGACCTACAGGGCCAAGCGGCTGAACGACAACGGAGGGCTGCCCCCCATGACTGTTGAGACAGAGGAAAACCATGAAAGTAACCTGTGA
- the SEPTIN3 gene encoding neuronal-specific septin-3 isoform X2, with amino-acid sequence MFKGPVESKNEAAMSELVAEPRQKPVVPMKPMGINANLLGYIGIDTIIEQMRKKTMKTGFDFNIMVVGQSGLGKSTLVNTLFKSQVSRKSSGWNREEKIPKTVEIKAIGHVIEEGGVKMKLTVIDTPGFGDQINNENCWEPIEKYINEQYEKFLKEEVNIARKKRIPDTRVHCCLYFISPTGHSLRPLDLEFMKHLSKVVNIIPVIAKADTMTLEEKTEFKQRVRKELEVNGIEFYPQKEFDEDLEDKTENDKIRESMPFAVVGSDKEYQVNGKRVLGRKTPWGIIEVENLTHCEFALLRDFVIRTHLQDLKEVTHNIHYETYRAKRLNDNGGLPPMTVETEENHESNL; translated from the exons GGCCAGTGGAAAGCAAGAACGAAGCAGCCATGTCTGAGCTGGTCGCAGAGCCACGACAAAAACCAGTTGTACCAATGAAACCCATGGGCATTAATGCCAACTTGCTGGGCTACATCGGTATTGACACCATCATTGAGCAGATGCGCAAGAAAACCATGAAGACAGGTTTCGACTTCAACATCATGGTTGTAG GTCAGAGCGGATTGGGAAAGTCGACACTGGTGAACACCCTCTTCAAATCCCAGGTGAGCCGCAAATCTTCAGGCTGGAACCGGGAGGAGAAGATCCCCAAGACGGTGGAGATCAAAGCCATTGGGCATG TCATCGAAGAAGGTGGTGTCAAAATGAAGCTGACAGTGATTGACACACCAGGATTCGGGGATCAGATCAACAATGAGAACTG CTGGGAGCCTATTGAAAAATACATCAACGAGCAATATgaaaaatttttgaaagaggAGGTGAATATTGCAAGGAAGAAACGAATTCCAGACACGCGAGTGCACTGCTGCCTCTATTTCATCTCCCCCACAGGCCACTC CCTGCGGCCTTTGGACCTGGAGTTCATGAAACATCTCAGCAAGGTAGTGAACATCATCCCAGTTATTGCCAAGGCTGACACCATGACCTTGGAGGAGAAGACCGAATTCAAACAAAGA GTGCGCAAAGAGCTAGAAGTAAATGGGATCGAGTTTTACCCTCAGAAAGAATTTGATGAGGACTTGGAGGATAAAACAGAGAATGACAAAATCAGG GAAAGCATGCCCTTCGCAGTAGTGGGCAGCGACAAGGAGTACCAAGTGAATGGCAAAAGAGTCCTGGGCAGGAAAACACCTTGGGGAATCATTGAAG tggaaaaCCTCACTCACTGTGAATTTGCCCTACTTCGAGATTTTGTCATCAG GACCCACCTTCAGGACCTAAAAGAAGTGACCCACAACATCCACTATGAGACCTACAGGGCCAAGCGGCTGAACGACAACGGAGGGCTGCCCCCCATGACTGTTGAGACAGAGGAAAACCATGAAAGTAACCTGTGA
- the SEPTIN3 gene encoding neuronal-specific septin-3 isoform X3, with protein sequence MSELVAEPRQKPVVPMKPMGINANLLGYIGIDTIIEQMRKKTMKTGFDFNIMVVGQSGLGKSTLVNTLFKSQVSRKSSGWNREEKIPKTVEIKAIGHVIEEGGVKMKLTVIDTPGFGDQINNENCWEPIEKYINEQYEKFLKEEVNIARKKRIPDTRVHCCLYFISPTGHSLRPLDLEFMKHLSKVVNIIPVIAKADTMTLEEKTEFKQRVRKELEVNGIEFYPQKEFDEDLEDKTENDKIRQESMPFAVVGSDKEYQVNGKRVLGRKTPWGIIEVENLTHCEFALLRDFVIRTHLQDLKEVTHNIHYETYRAKRLNDNGGLPPMTVETEENHESNL encoded by the exons ATGTCTGAGCTGGTCGCAGAGCCACGACAAAAACCAGTTGTACCAATGAAACCCATGGGCATTAATGCCAACTTGCTGGGCTACATCGGTATTGACACCATCATTGAGCAGATGCGCAAGAAAACCATGAAGACAGGTTTCGACTTCAACATCATGGTTGTAG GTCAGAGCGGATTGGGAAAGTCGACACTGGTGAACACCCTCTTCAAATCCCAGGTGAGCCGCAAATCTTCAGGCTGGAACCGGGAGGAGAAGATCCCCAAGACGGTGGAGATCAAAGCCATTGGGCATG TCATCGAAGAAGGTGGTGTCAAAATGAAGCTGACAGTGATTGACACACCAGGATTCGGGGATCAGATCAACAATGAGAACTG CTGGGAGCCTATTGAAAAATACATCAACGAGCAATATgaaaaatttttgaaagaggAGGTGAATATTGCAAGGAAGAAACGAATTCCAGACACGCGAGTGCACTGCTGCCTCTATTTCATCTCCCCCACAGGCCACTC CCTGCGGCCTTTGGACCTGGAGTTCATGAAACATCTCAGCAAGGTAGTGAACATCATCCCAGTTATTGCCAAGGCTGACACCATGACCTTGGAGGAGAAGACCGAATTCAAACAAAGA GTGCGCAAAGAGCTAGAAGTAAATGGGATCGAGTTTTACCCTCAGAAAGAATTTGATGAGGACTTGGAGGATAAAACAGAGAATGACAAAATCAGG CAGGAAAGCATGCCCTTCGCAGTAGTGGGCAGCGACAAGGAGTACCAAGTGAATGGCAAAAGAGTCCTGGGCAGGAAAACACCTTGGGGAATCATTGAAG tggaaaaCCTCACTCACTGTGAATTTGCCCTACTTCGAGATTTTGTCATCAG GACCCACCTTCAGGACCTAAAAGAAGTGACCCACAACATCCACTATGAGACCTACAGGGCCAAGCGGCTGAACGACAACGGAGGGCTGCCCCCCATGACTGTTGAGACAGAGGAAAACCATGAAAGTAACCTGTGA